From one Candidatus Glassbacteria bacterium genomic stretch:
- a CDS encoding ferredoxin produces MAITKVWIEEGCTLCGLCEEDCPAVFELDDDTAVVKEGAELDGNDEDIITAAESCPVEIIHYEED; encoded by the coding sequence ATGGCAATCACCAAGGTCTGGATCGAAGAGGGATGTACCCTGTGCGGCCTGTGCGAAGAAGATTGCCCGGCCGTATTCGAACTCGACGATGACACTGCCGTGGTCAAGGAAGGCGCCGAGTTGGACGGAAACGACGAGGACATCATCACCGCCGCAGAAAGCTGCCCGGTGGAAATTATCCACTACGAGGAAGACTGA